In Chengkuizengella sediminis, one DNA window encodes the following:
- the cysQ gene encoding 3'(2'),5'-bisphosphate nucleotidase CysQ produces MKNFNLFDLFNITLETGKEILEVYDQDFDVEYKEADSPLTQADKRAHESIMKGLNAIDPSIPVLSEEGREIPYSERREWSHFWLVDPLDGTKEFIKKNGEFTVNIAFIEGKYPSIGIIYAPVLDVFYFGRVEGGAYKLENASNAEIENEEELIQKSVRLPEIEDHHVTRAVASRSHMSEETEEFIKELEAKIGEVEVVSSGSSLKFCLVAEGKADFYPRYAPTMEWDTGAGQAIVEAAGGKVTRYEDNERFYYNREDLLNGWFLAKGL; encoded by the coding sequence GTGAAGAATTTTAATTTATTTGACCTATTTAACATCACACTAGAGACTGGAAAAGAAATATTAGAGGTTTATGATCAAGATTTTGATGTAGAGTATAAAGAAGCTGATTCCCCATTGACTCAAGCAGATAAACGAGCGCATGAGTCGATTATGAAAGGATTAAATGCAATAGATCCTAGCATTCCCGTATTGAGTGAAGAGGGAAGAGAGATTCCGTATAGTGAACGTCGTGAATGGAGTCATTTTTGGTTAGTAGATCCACTAGATGGAACAAAGGAATTTATTAAGAAAAATGGGGAATTCACTGTAAATATCGCATTCATTGAAGGGAAGTACCCTTCAATTGGTATTATTTATGCACCAGTATTAGATGTGTTTTATTTTGGTCGTGTTGAAGGTGGAGCATATAAACTAGAAAATGCATCTAATGCAGAGATAGAAAATGAAGAAGAATTAATTCAAAAAAGTGTGAGATTACCTGAGATAGAAGATCATCATGTGACACGTGCTGTTGCTAGCAGGTCTCATATGTCAGAGGAAACGGAAGAATTTATTAAAGAATTAGAAGCGAAGATTGGAGAAGTAGAAGTTGTCTCATCCGGAAGTTCATTAAAGTTTTGCTTAGTTGCGGAGGGAAAAGCAGACTTTTATCCAAGATATGCACCAACAATGGAATGGGATACAGGAGCAGGACAAGCCATTGTTGAAGCAGCAGGTGGAAAAGTTACTAGATATGAAGATAATGAGAGATTTTACTATAATAGGGAAGATTTATTGAATGGTTGGTTTTTGGCTAAAGGTTTGTAG
- a CDS encoding SDR family oxidoreductase gives MKKKQAIVTGASSGFGLMTVLELAQSDYHVIATMRNLEKSKLLENELTKLKLTQNVDIIKLDVTSTEDVNEFKHKLEDYNNIQVLVNNAGFAQGGFTEDVSIEKYRKQFETNVLGVIAVSQAVIPRMRKQRSGRIINLSSVSGLIGFPSLSAYVASKHALEGFSESLRLELKPFGIDVILIEPGSYATNIWNSSISEVKSLKNNSTYDVFMEKIQTRLKNEEKNLGNPIEVAKLITFAAKTAKPKLRYAVGKGVKLNHLVKRMLPWRMWEKIVLKLLYK, from the coding sequence ATGAAAAAAAAACAGGCAATCGTAACAGGAGCTTCCAGTGGTTTTGGATTAATGACTGTATTAGAATTAGCGCAATCAGATTATCATGTCATTGCAACGATGCGTAACCTAGAAAAATCTAAATTATTAGAAAACGAATTAACGAAATTAAAACTAACCCAAAACGTTGATATTATAAAATTAGATGTAACCTCCACTGAGGATGTAAATGAATTTAAACATAAATTAGAAGACTACAATAACATTCAAGTTCTAGTGAATAATGCAGGTTTCGCTCAAGGTGGTTTTACTGAGGACGTATCCATTGAAAAATATAGAAAACAATTTGAAACGAATGTTTTAGGGGTTATTGCCGTTTCCCAAGCTGTCATTCCAAGAATGAGAAAGCAAAGATCTGGACGCATTATTAATTTGAGTAGTGTATCAGGTTTAATTGGATTTCCTTCTCTATCTGCATATGTAGCATCAAAACATGCTTTAGAAGGGTTTAGTGAATCACTTCGATTAGAATTAAAACCTTTTGGCATTGACGTCATTTTAATAGAACCTGGATCTTATGCTACGAATATTTGGAACAGCAGTATATCAGAGGTTAAATCTTTAAAAAACAATTCAACCTACGACGTATTTATGGAAAAAATCCAAACAAGGTTAAAAAATGAAGAAAAAAACTTAGGCAATCCAATAGAGGTTGCTAAACTTATCACTTTTGCAGCTAAGACAGCTAAGCCAAAACTGCGTTACGCTGTAGGTAAAGGAGTTAAACTAAATCATCTCGTAAAAAGAATGCTTCCTTGGCGCATGTGGGAAAAAATAGTTTTAAAGTTGTTATACAAATAA
- the cysC gene encoding adenylyl-sulfate kinase, translating to MKRLLKFITCGACGVIKHELCRSTNVVWQETDITREIRAQQKGQTPLTVWFTGLSGSGKSTLANEVEKRLVSIGLHTMLLDGDNVRHGLNKNLGFKESDRMENIRRIAEVAKLMNDAGVITLASFISPYESDRKNARAIIGKEYIEIFVSTPLEECEKRDVKGLYKKARTGEIPNFTGISSPYEIPENPEVQIDTSKYSIEEATDYVLKQIIKYLD from the coding sequence TGTGGGGTAATTAAACATGAACTTTGTAGATCTACAAATGTTGTATGGCAAGAGACCGATATTACGAGAGAGATTCGTGCGCAACAAAAAGGACAAACACCGTTAACGGTTTGGTTCACTGGTCTTTCAGGTTCAGGAAAATCAACACTGGCGAATGAAGTCGAAAAACGTTTAGTATCCATTGGACTTCATACGATGTTACTCGATGGGGATAATGTACGACATGGGTTGAATAAGAACTTAGGCTTTAAAGAAAGTGACCGTATGGAAAATATTCGTCGTATTGCTGAAGTTGCAAAGCTGATGAATGATGCGGGCGTGATTACATTGGCATCGTTTATTTCACCTTATGAAAGTGATCGTAAAAATGCTAGAGCAATCATTGGTAAGGAATATATTGAAATCTTTGTTAGCACGCCACTTGAGGAATGTGAAAAACGTGATGTGAAAGGTTTGTATAAGAAAGCACGTACTGGAGAAATTCCAAACTTCACGGGTATTTCTAGTCCATATGAAATACCGGAAAATCCAGAAGTTCAAATAGATACAAGTAAGTATTCAATTGAAGAAGCAACAGATTATGTATTGAAACAAATTATAAAATATTTGGATTAG